TGCATTGGTTATTTCAATCCCGCTGACTTTCTTCGGCGGCATTGGTGCAGCATCTAAACGAGGTGTTCTTGTAAAAGGAAGCAATTATTTAGAGGCACTTAATAATGTCAGCGTTATTGTGTTCGATAAAACCGGAACACTTACAAAAGGTGTTTTCAATGTGACGGATATTTTGCCTGCAAATGGATTTTCAAAAGAACAGGTTCTGGAGTATGCGGCAGAGGCAGAGAGTTTTTCTAACCATCCTATTGCAAAATCCATTCTTGCTGCTTATGAAAAAGAAATTGATCAGTCAGTGATTTCTGATTATAAGGAAATTTCAGGATATGGAATCAGTGTAATGGCAGGGGAAAAGAAAGTTTTTGCTGGCAATACGAAACTTATGGATACAGAATGTATAGAGTACACAACCTGTGAAAAAGCAGGTACAAAAGTTTATTTGGCTGTAGATGGTCAATATGCAGGATGTATTTTGATAACAGATGAAGTGAAGCCGGACAGTAAAAAAGCAATTTCTGACCTGAAACATATCGGCGTGGAAAAAACAGTCATGCTTACCGGTGATGATGAAAAAATTGGGAAGTCTGTTGCAGAAGAATTGCAGTTGGATAAATATTATGCACAGCTGCTTCCTGACCAAAAAGTGGAAAAGGTTGAGCTTTTAGATAGTAAAAAGAGACCGGGAAGCAAATTGGCTTTTGTTGGTGATGGTATCAATGACGCTCCTGTCCTTGCCCGTGCAGATGTTGGTATTGCAATGGGTGGGCTTGGTTCGGATGCGGCCATTGAAGCAGCAGATGTAGTTCTGATGACAGATGAACCGTCTAAGCTGGTGGACGCGATTGAAGTAGCAAAAGCGACAAAACAGATTGTCATGCAGAATATAGTGATTGCTCTTGGGATTAAGAGTGTGTTCCTGATTCTTGGCGCTCTTGGTATTGCGGGAATGTGGGAAGCTGTATTTGGTGATGTAGGCGTTACCATAATTGCTGTTTTGAATGCAATGAGAATTTTGAAAAAATAGGAAATGAGGTGGAAATGTGAAACGAAAACTGATTCTGTTAGTTGTTACGATTGTTTTTCTTGTAGGTTTTGGTGTCATTTTACATTCACCGCCTTCTATGATTGATGCAGTCACAGGAGCAACACCGAAGTCAAAAAAGGCGGCTCAAGCCTCCGCACAGTTGGAAGGCTCTTATGTTCTCGGTATTAATATGATGTCAGATGGTCTCGACAACGAGAACACCCGGAATAAATTAAAAGAATTGGCACTGGACGATTCGGAAACAAATGAAACGGATCTCATGAAAACGGACATTAGTTTTCGGTTATATGTATCTGAGACGGATTATCCGCTTGTCAGTTATGCTAAGAAACTCTGTGACAGATTGAAACAGGCCGGTTTTTCCGTAGATCTGAAAGAGTACAGTAACACAATGATGCTATCAAGAGTGGTAAATGGAAAGTATGATGTATTCCTGGCATCGGATGATTTTATTGACGTTACAACGTTATCACAGATGGACTATATGATCATGGACAGCGAAGAAATGAGGTGAGCGGGAATTTATGAGAAAATGGAATACGATTTTGTCTGTTTTAATGCTTCTCATTTTTATGATTCATGGAATCATGGGAAGCTTTATGCTGAACGGAGTTGGAAGTAGTGCAGGGAAACTTCTTGCATGGATTGGTGTTGGTATTCTTGTTGTGCATACGGTGATTGGTGTCAGCCTGACAGTTCAGAGTTTACAGACAGCGAAGCAATCCGGAAAAATGTATCTGAAACAGAACGCCATATTCTGGGCGAGACGAGCCAGTGGGCTGGCAATACTGATCCTGCTGTTCTTCCATATTGGCTTGTTTGGAAAGGTGCAGAATGGGACATATATTTTGTTCCCTTTTACAACGGTAAAGATGGTAACTCAGCTTTTGTTCGTGGCGACAATCTTTGTTCATATTTTTATCAATATCCGCCCATTGCTCGTATCGCTGGGAATCATTAGTTATAAAGAACGAAGGGGTGATATTTATTTGATTCTTTCGGTGCTCCTTCTGTTTATAGCGGGCGCAGTTATTTTCTATTATATTGGGTGGCAATATCTATGAGTAAGACGATTATTATTATAGGTGCTGGACTGGCAGGACTTTCAGCGGCTTTGTAGGCAGCGGAAAATGGATGCAATGTAAAACTGGTTTCCTCCCTTCCGTCAGAGCGGGCACAGTCTGTTATGGCGGAGGGCGGTATCAACGCAGCTTTGAATACAAAAGATGAAAACGACAGTCCCGAAGAACATTTTACAGATACAATAAAGGCAGCATGTGGTCTGGCAGATCCAAATGCAGTTTGGGGAATGACACAGGCAGCACCGGAGCTGGTGCACTGGCTGCTAAAACTTGGAGTTAAATTTAACATGAGTGGCTATGATGATGTGGATCTGCGAAATTTTGGCGGGCAGAAAAAGAAACGGACTGCTTTTGCACAGAGCGATACCGGGAAGCAGATCATGACAGCTATGATAGACGCTGTTCGCAGGAAAGAAGCATCTGGTATGGTAGAACGGTTCAGCCATCATTCTTTCCTAACACTTCGTCTGTGTGGCAATATTTGTTGTGGCTGCGTAATCAGGGATGAATACAGTCAGGAGACTGTGGAATTACCGGGGGATGCGGTTATTGTTGCCACCGGTGGTATGCACGGATTGTTTGGAAATACAACGGGTTCGCTGAGCAATACAGGAGAAGTCACCGCAGAATTGTTCCGGCTTGGTGTTCCTCTGGCAAATGGCGAGATGATCCAGTATCATCCGACAACTGTGAAATGTGGTGGAAAACGCATGCTCATCAGCGAGGCGGCCAGAGGGGAAGGTGGCAGGTTGTTTGCCATGAAAGATGGAAAACAATGGTATTTCATGGAGGAAAAATACCCGGAGCTTGGAAATCTGATGCCACGAGATATTACCGCCAGAGAGATATGGAAGGTCAGCCATGAATCAGAGGTATTTCTTGACATGACGGAAATATCGGAGGAGATTATTTCAAATAAGCTATCTGGTCTGGCAGACGATTGTATGACCTATCTGCATAAAGATATACGAAAGGAACCGGTGTCTGTTTTACCGGGAATTCACTATTTTATGGGAGGTATTCTGGTGGATGAGCAGCACAGAACGCCGATTCAGAATCTTTACGCTGCCGGAGAATGCTGTGCCCAATATCATGGTGCCAACCGTCTTGGTGGAAATTCTCTGTTAGGAGCGTTATACGGAGGACGTGTTGCGGCAAAATCAGCATGCGAACAGGCAGATGTAGTAGATCTATCTTGTGCGACACAGATAGATTTTCCACCAGCGTCTCAAATTTCAGAAATAAAGCAATTAAACAAAGTGATGCAGGAGACTATGGGCGTTGTCAGAAATGAGAATACGTTGTTAAATGGGATTCAAACGGTACAAGCGCTGACAGGAAATCTTCCATTGCTTGGCATGGCAGTTCTAAAGAGTGCTCTTGCAAGAAAAGAAAGCCGTGGTGCACACTGGCGGGAGGATTATCCGAAGAGCAATGACAATGATTACCTTAAAACAACGGTAGCCAGATTTGATGGAAAGCAGATACAGATTTCCTTTGTACCTGTTCCAGAAAGGCGGTGATTCACTTGGTATATAAAATAAAAATCAGGCGGCAGGAGAGTCAGAAATCAGATAGTTATTGGCAGGAATTTGAGTTTGACGGAAGCAAAAACAGCTCTGTTGCCACTGTTCTAAAGGAATTGAACAGTAGAACTCCTTTGAAAGATAATTCAGGGAATATAGTTACTCCCATCAGCTGGGAATGTAGCTGTATGGTGCGAAAATGTGGGGCTTGCGCCATGCTGATTAACGAACGTCCGAGGCTGGCATGCTCTACATTTCTACATACGTTAAAAGGTTCTACAATCACCTTGGAACCTTTAAGCAAATTTCCGCTTGTAAGAGATTTGATCGTTGACCGGTCAATTCTGTTTGAAAATTTGAAAAAACTGAACCTTTGGCTTGAAAGTGAAGCTTATATGAATCCGTGGACACATGAACCGAGATACCAGTCGGCACGCTGTCTAATGTGTGGCTGCTGCCTTGAAGTGTGTCCTAACTTCTCTGCAAATGGGACTTTCGCAGGCGCTGTTGCTGCAGTCAACGCATTTCGGATTCTGAATGAAGAACAGGAAAGCACTCATTTGAATGAGATTTCTGCTGAATATAAGAAGAAATATTTTGAGGGATGCGGGAAGTCGTTATCTTGTCATGATATTTGTCCGATTGGTCTGCCTGTGGAAGAACTGCTTGTAAGGTCGAATGCAGCGGCTGTTTGGGGCAAATAAAATGGATGATAAAAGCTATAATGAATGTATGAAGAGAATCAAAAACTTGATTCTCTTTTTTTAAAATACATACATTGACAAATATCTATGTATATATTATATTGAACATAGACAATGATCAATGTGAGGTGTCAATATGAATGCAATGGATGTGGCTTTGATATGCAAGGCTTTGGGCGATGCGAACCGGCTGGAAATTGTACAGATGCTGTCGGATGGAGAAAAGTGCGGGTGTAAACTTTTGGAAAGATTTGAAATTACCCAGCCAACTTTATCCCATCATATGAAGATACTGGTAGGATGCGGCCTTGTGAATGATCGTAAGGAAGGAAAATGGCATCACTATTCTTTGAATTGTGAGACATTGATGAATTACAAACACTTTATAGAATCCCTTACTTGCCTTGGATGCGGTGACGGGGATTGTTGTAAATAATTTAAGGAGAGCAGATATCATGAAAAAGAATCAAATTCAGGAATTAGTTTTTTCCAGCGTTACCTGACTGTATCCGTATGATATTGCAGCCCCGGCTGGAATGATTGGTGCATCGAATTTCTTTGAGTTAGCTGTTGCAGTCGCTGTAGCTTTATTTGGTACATCAAGTCCAGCGGCACTGGCAACTACAGTAGGTGTATTAACAGAAGTCCCGGTAATGCATACTCTTGTGAAGATTGCAAACAAATTAAAGGAGAAGTTCAAGTATGAATAAGAAAAAAGTTGCTTTTATATGCGTTCATAATTCATGCAGAAGCCAGATTGCAGAAGCTTTGGGAAAACATCTGGCTTCGGATGTATTTGAAAGTTATTCGGCAGGGACAGAAACGAAACTACAGATTAATCAGGATGCAGTCCGGATTATGAAAGAATTGTATGGAATTGATATGGAAGCAGAAGGACAATATAGTAAGCTGATTGATGAGATACCAGTACCGGATATTGCAATTTCAATGGGGTGTAATGTGGGATGTCCGTTTATCGAAAGACCGTTTGATGATAATTGGGGACTTGAAGATCCAACCGGAAAGAGTGACGAAGAGTTTAAGAAGGTTATTGATGAGATAAGGATGCAAATTTTTATATTGAAACAACGATTGGATGAATTTGAAGAAAACTAAAGAAGTTGAGAAATTGCAGTTTGTCGAACGGATGAGATACAAAAAAACATATAAGAATAATCAACAAGGCAGGTGGTTTTATAACAAGACTGTCTGCCTTCTTTTATGCCAGCAGAGGCTATTTCAAAGGGGCATCCAAAAGACATACAATATATAGGCTCAAATGGCGAAAGTGCCCATTTGGGCCTATTATTGCATGAATTCATATGTTACATCCAGAGCAAGATCCACCCGTGTATTACAGTATTGTCATTTTGACAATTTTGTATTACTTACGAGTAGCAGACTTGATGGGGATTACGTCTCCATACCCACGTGAAAATATAATTGCTGGCAATTACATTTTAGCAGACACGCAAGCGTTTCTGAGTAAGCGTCACAGACAACAAAATAAGGAAATTTTGATAAGGCATTCACCTGGAATGGGTGAGTGTTTTTTTGTTTTTAAGTATTCAATTAACCGAAAAAATAAAAAAATTTTCATCAGGGGGCTGTAAAAATGCCTCTCAGCGTTTCGTTTTATGTAAGGGTATTTTGGACAGGAAAAAATAAAAAAATTTTTATCAAGAACCTGTATTTATGCCCTTCATCTTTTGAATATGTGTAAGGACATTTTTGAGCCGGTATAAAAATGATTTTTACAACAGTTAGAAACAGAAACGAGGCGAGAAAAGAATGAAATATGAATACATGAAGGAGTCAGAGCAGATGCTTCAGTACTTCCAGTTTCCGAAGTTTTTGCTAAAGCTGCGAATTTCTCAAACTGCAAAATTTCTTTATATGGTTTTGTATGACCGGGCGCGGATATCGAGAAAGAATAGCTGGATAGATAAGTATGGAAATGTTTATCTGATTTTTCCGATAGATGAATTGTCTGTTCAAATCGACAAATGCAAATCTTCTGTAAAAACAGCATTGAAGGAATTAGATGATGTGGGACTATTGGTTCGCAGATCCGGTGGATTTTCAAAACCCAATCATTTATATGTAAAAATTCCATCGGATGAGATTAGTTTACGGCTGGTTGAGAATAAGGCGGTTGAAAAGATGGCTGTAACAGAGGCGGAAAAACAACCATCATCTAGCTGTAAAAATGGCTGTGCAGAAGCCGGAAATGTGGCACCTAGTAAAGTAACTGAGAAATATAAAAGTAATAAATATCATGAAGTAAATTATTGCTATGGGGAAGGAGAGAGTTTGTGATGAGAGAAGAAGATACCGTATGTGTAGGCAGTGATGGTTTGCAATATTGCAAAGTCTGTGGGGAAGCGAAAGAAGCATTTTTTCCTAAGGGTGATTTTATGGGGATGAAGAAACATTCCAGGCAATGTGCTTGTGACAGAAAAGCGTATGAAGAAGAACAAAAATATTTTAAAGACAAAGAGCACCGGGAATTAGTCAGCAGAAATACGAGCATCTGTTTTGACGAGAGCAGAATGGAAGAGTGGACATTTGAGAATGCAGATATGTCAGATGCGGTAATGCATAAGGCAAAAAAATATGTTGATAACTGGGAGAAAATGAAAAGAAACCATATAGGTTGTTTGTTCTGGGGACCGGTTGGGACTGGGAAAAGTTATGTTGCCGGGTGTATTGCCAATGATCTTCTTAAACGAGAAGTAACGGTAAAGATGACAAATTTCAATACCATTATTGATGATATATTTCCGCTGGCAGACAAAACGGAATATATCAATGCATTGGCTTCGTATTAGCTTTTGATTATTGATGATCTTGGAGTGGAACGAAATTCAGAATATGCATTAGGAATTATTTTCAGTGTCATAGATCGTAGGATCCGTTCAGGACGACCATTGATCATTACGACTAATCTTCCACTGAAAGAAATAAAAAGCGAGACCATGTTGGATAAAAGACGTATCTATGACCGTATTTTAGAAATGTGTACGCCAATGTATGTTGGAGGCACAAGCAAACGAGAAGCGATTGCAAGTATGAAAATGGAGAAAGCGAAAACCTTGTTGAATACCAACAGAGGGGAGGAGAAATGCGAATGAATTATACAGAAAAAACAATACCTGTTTGGAAGAAATATTCTTTAAATGTTTCCGAAGCAGCTGAATATTACGGAATTGGAGAAAAGAGATTAAGACAGATTGCAGGTGAAAATGAAGGAGCAGATTTTATTTTGGAAGTTGGTTCGCACATCCGATTCAAAAGAAAATTATTTGAAGATTATCTGGATACAGCCAGCACAGTTTAAGTGACAGAATAGAAAAAATAGTAATGAAAATAATGTTCATTTTATCTTAGCGAAGGGAAGGTCTTGTGGTATAATGAATAAACCGAGACGGTCTTCCAAGTTAAATGAACATTTGATGAAGGAGACTAAAATAATATGAGTGAAAAAAGGAGAGATCATAGAGGACGTATATTACACAATGGAGAAATACAGTTATCTGATGGCAGATATCGATTTAAGTATGTCGATGAGATGGGAAAGGAGCGCTGCGTATATAGCTGGCGCTTAGACCATAACGATGCAACTCCGAAAGGAAAGCGCCGTACTTTGTCGCTTCGAGAGATGGAGAAGAAAATCCAGGCGGATCATTTTGAGCAGATTGCAACAAATGGCGGAAATATGACGGTACTGGAACTGGTTGAAAAGTATACATCAACCAAAAACCGGTGTCAGACCTACTACAGTTGCAGGATACGGAACAGTTATCAATTTATTGAAGAAAGATCCATTTGGAAAAAGAAGGATTGATACGGTTCGGATTTCGGATGCAAAATGTTGGCTGATACATCTTCAGCAGGTAGAAAAGAAAAGTTATAGTTCCATCCATTCAATCCGAGGAGTTCTTCGTCCGGCATTTCAGTTGGCAGTGGATGATGACCTGATCAGGAAAAATTCATTTCAGTTTCAGCTAATGGAAGTGGTTGTGAATGACAGTGTGACAAGAGAGGCAATCAGCAGGGCTGAGGAACGAAAGTTTTTACAATTTGTGAAGGATGATCCACATTTCAGTAAATACTATGAAGGCATTTATATACTGTTTAAGACAGGACTTCGAATTTCAGAATTTTGTGGACTGACTGTTTCTGATATTGATTTTAAAGAACATACAATCAATATTGACCACCAATTGCAGAAGAAATCAAAAATCGGCTATTATATTCAAGAAACGAAGACAACCAGCGGAACAAGAAAGATACCTATGACTGCGGATGTAGAGGAATGCTTTCGGAAAATAATAGAAAAACGAAACCCGCCCAAAGCAGAACCTATGGTAGATGGGAAAAGTGGATTCTTATACTTTGATAAAAATGAAAGTATCTGTTATTCCCTGCATTGGGAGCATTATTTTCAACACATCATTCAGAAGTATAATAATACTTATAAAGTACAGATGCCTGTCATTACACCGCATGTATGTCGGCACACCTATTGCTCAAATATGGCAAAATCCGGAATGAATCCAAAAGCATTGCAATATTTGATGGGCCACTCAGACATCAGCGTAACGCTGAATACATATACGCATGTAAATCTTGAGGATGCCAGGGAAGAAGTTGCCCGGATTCAGGTTGTGTAATTACGATTTTTAATTGAAAATAGCAAGGTGTAAAATGGAAAAACATACACCTTATTTTACACTTTTTGCTGACGATATTATGCGAAAATAAACCAGGTTATGCCAGAAAGCAAAAATTTACAGAGGCTTACAAAGCCCGAAATATCAAGAAAAACTAAGAAATGCGAGGTTATGCAACAATGATAAAAGTGCTCTTTATCTGTCATGGCAATATTTGCCGATCAACGATGTCTGAATATGTTATGAAATATCTAACAGACCAGGCGGGGCTTGCCAGTGAATTCTATATTGATTCGGCTGCAACTAGTCGTGAGGAGATTGGTAATGGTGTTCATCATGGCACGAGACAGAAGTTAAAAGAAGTAGGAATTCCGTGTGGCAACCACAGG
The sequence above is drawn from the Dorea formicigenerans genome and encodes:
- a CDS encoding MerR family transcriptional regulator — protein: MNYTEKTIPVWKKYSLNVSEAAEYYGIGEKRLRQIAGENEGADFILEVGSHIRFKRKLFEDYLDTASTV
- a CDS encoding ArsR/SmtB family transcription factor yields the protein MNAMDVALICKALGDANRLEIVQMLSDGEKCGCKLLERFEITQPTLSHHMKILVGCGLVNDRKEGKWHHYSLNCETLMNYKHFIESLTCLGCGDGDCCK
- a CDS encoding replication initiator protein A, translating into MKYEYMKESEQMLQYFQFPKFLLKLRISQTAKFLYMVLYDRARISRKNSWIDKYGNVYLIFPIDELSVQIDKCKSSVKTALKELDDVGLLVRRSGGFSKPNHLYVKIPSDEISLRLVENKAVEKMAVTEAEKQPSSSCKNGCAEAGNVAPSKVTEKYKSNKYHEVNYCYGEGESL
- a CDS encoding arsenate reductase ArsC produces the protein MNKKKVAFICVHNSCRSQIAEALGKHLASDVFESYSAGTETKLQINQDAVRIMKELYGIDMEAEGQYSKLIDEIPVPDIAISMGCNVGCPFIERPFDDNWGLEDPTGKSDEEFKKVIDEIRMQIFILKQRLDEFEEN
- a CDS encoding DUF6921 family protein codes for the protein MKRKLILLVVTIVFLVGFGVILHSPPSMIDAVTGATPKSKKAAQASAQLEGSYVLGINMMSDGLDNENTRNKLKELALDDSETNETDLMKTDISFRLYVSETDYPLVSYAKKLCDRLKQAGFSVDLKEYSNTMMLSRVVNGKYDVFLASDDFIDVTTLSQMDYMIMDSEEMR
- a CDS encoding succinate dehydrogenase/fumarate reductase iron-sulfur subunit, whose product is MIHLVYKIKIRRQESQKSDSYWQEFEFDGSKNSSVATVLKELNSRTPLKDNSGNIVTPISWECSCMVRKCGACAMLINERPRLACSTFLHTLKGSTITLEPLSKFPLVRDLIVDRSILFENLKKLNLWLESEAYMNPWTHEPRYQSARCLMCGCCLEVCPNFSANGTFAGAVAAVNAFRILNEEQESTHLNEISAEYKKKYFEGCGKSLSCHDICPIGLPVEELLVRSNAAAVWGK